From Mustela erminea isolate mMusErm1 chromosome 1, mMusErm1.Pri, whole genome shotgun sequence, a single genomic window includes:
- the RPL14 gene encoding 60S ribosomal protein L14 — protein MVFRRFVEVGRVAYVSFGPHAGKLVAIVDVIDQNRALVDGPCTQVRRQAMPFKCMQLTDFILKFPHSARQKYVRQAWEKADINTKWAATRWAKKIEARERKAKMTDFDRYKVMKAKKMRNRIIKLEVRKLQKAALLKASPKKALATKGAAAAAAAKVPAKKMAAAGKKAPAQKVPAPKAAGQKAAPPKAQKGQKAPAQKAPAPKASGKKA, from the exons ATG GTGTTCAGGCGTTTCGTGGAGGTTGGCCGGGTGGCCTACGTCTCCTTTGGGCCTCATGCCGGGAAGCTGGTCGCAATTGTAGATGTTATTGACCAGAACAGG GCTTTGGTTGACGGACCTTGCACTCAGGTGAGGAGACAGGCTATGCCTTTCAAGTGCATGCAGCTCACTGACTTCATCCTCAAATTCCCTCACAG TGCCCGCCAGAAGTATGTCCGACAAGCCTGGGAGAAGGCAGATATCAATACAAAATGGGCAGCCACGAGATGGGCCAAGAAGATTGAAGCCAGAGAAAGG aaagcTAAGATGACTGATTTTGATCGTTATAAAGTCATGAAGGCAAAGAAAAtg AGGAACAGAATAATCAAGCTTGAAGTTCGGAAGCTACAGAAAGCAGCTCTCCTGAAAGCTTCTCCTAAAAAAGCACTGGCTACTAAGGGTGCAGCTGCAGCAGCTGCTGCGAAGGTTCCAGCCAAAAAGATGGCTGCTGCGGGCAAGAAGGCTCCAGCCCAGAAGGTTCCTGCCCCAAAAGCTGCAGGCCAGAAGGCAGCACCTCCAAAGGCTCAGAAAGGTCAGAAAGCTCCAGCCCAGAAAGCGC